Below is a window of Phoenix dactylifera cultivar Barhee BC4 chromosome 7, palm_55x_up_171113_PBpolish2nd_filt_p, whole genome shotgun sequence DNA.
GTTGCCGACGGAGAGGGTGATGCAGGCGAGGAGTGATTGGGAGGGGAGAGCTGTGCACGCCAAGAGTTTGGGGCGGCGCATTCCGGCAGAGGTTGTGGCTCGTGAACTCAGAGGACGGGCTAAGCTCCTGCAACCGGTGGAGGTTCTTCCAATGGCGGAGGGTGTTCTGACGATCCGGTTCGGGTCAGGGGAGGAGCGGGCGAAGGCAATGGCAGTGGCCCCTTGGCTGGTGGGGGGCCAGCTGATGTCGATAGAGGACTGGCGGCCTGATTTCACCCCGGGCGTCCACTCGGTTAGCCGGACAGTTGTCTGGGTTAGGCTACCGGGGCTGCCGTTGGAATATTGGGATAATGCATCCATCCTGGAGATGGTGGCGGCGGCGGGCAGGCCACTTACGCTTGATGCGGTGTCAAGCGAGAGGCGGAGGGTCGGCTATGCCCGAGCAAAGGTCGAGATCGACGCTAGCCTCCCACTGGTTCTTGGTACACTAGTTCAATGGGGGAAGAATAGGTTCTGGCAGGCCTTCGTTTACGAGGATCTGCCGAGCCTCTGCTACCTCTGTGCCCGCACCGGTCATCAGGCGGGGGAGTGCCGGTTCTGCGAGGCGGAAGGGAGATCGATCCCGATGGTTAATGGAGCTCCTGGCGGCTCTTCGTCGTCTACGGAGGGAAACCTACCCGGGGGGAGTAGGCCGAGAGTCTTCGGCCCATGGATGACCTCTTCTAGGTTTCCGGCACAGTGAGGTGGCGGTGGGGCTAGGTTTCCGGCTAGGCCAAAGGGGACGATGACTTCCTGCACCGAGCCGACTCGGGAACCGGTTCATACCGACTCGGGCCCGGGTCCGGCCAAGGGAGGGGCGAGCGAGCCTCAGTCATCGCCGGACTCTGAGGGCTGGCGGAAGCCTAAGAAGGTCGCTCGGCGCATCTCGCCGGCGAAGGGAGCGGGAGGAGTCGAACCGGTGCTGGGCGTGGCGGCGACACCGGTGCAGCGGACCGAGTCGACACCGAGTCTAACTCGGCAGGGAGTCGTCCAAACCCAAGCGGGCCCGGTCCAGACCGGGGCCTGTGATCAGGGGCCTGGGCTGGGCCCTCCCAGCCTGAACAGCGGACCCAGCCCAATGAAAAGGGCCAGAAGCCCTTCGAAGCGGCGGGGGGCCCTCGGGCCGGAGCGAGGTCTGGCCCGAGACCACTCGGCCCCTCCGGTGCCTGGGTCTTTCGTGCCGGGGTTCCGCGTGCCAGTGGCCGGGGCGGCGAGCAAGAATGGCGACTGGCGGCGTTTCAGGAGTCGGAGCGCGTCTCCGGCGATTGCGGAAGGCCCGCGAGTTGGGAGGCCGGTCGGCGGGGGCGGCAAGGGTGGTTTCAACCGGGAGCGATCTTCTGCGGATCCCGTTCCGCGACGGGGTATGGCGGCGGGCGGTGGAGATGGGGGTCTGCCTCCGGTGGC
It encodes the following:
- the LOC120111416 gene encoding uncharacterized protein LOC120111416 — encoded protein: MGCHRFTEEELAELERRFPRVVTLPTERVMQARSDWEGRAVHAKSLGRRIPAEVVARELRGRAKLLQPVEVLPMAEGVLTIRFGSGEERAKAMAVAPWLVGGQLMSIEDWRPDFTPGVHSVSRTVVWVRLPGLPLEYWDNASILEMVAAAGRPLTLDAVSSERRRVGYARAKVEIDASLPLVLGTLVQWGKNRFWQAFVYEDLPSLCYLCARTGHQAGECRFCEAEGRSIPMVNGAPGGSSSSTEGNLPGGSRPRVFGPWMTSSRFPAQ